ttgtacatATTGCATTGTACATACACTGTACCTATTATATTGAGACAATTGTGGCAACTaagctctctcgatgacaatatggttgttagcatagaggtatatattaacatagagggagcctatcttccgcgcttcctgacgacaagatctcatggactggtttgctgcatctctttctaacacattgtattgaaaatctatgatgacatttaGTGTGAAGATAGGCATGGAAGAgaaggacaactgtagcagctttactatgcgtaagagtgagacagcactaatccaaataaaaaagatggtgtcgtcacttcgctctgaatgacactctctctatgctaatatataactctatggttgTTAGCAGTAAgcggcattaacctcaaaattgacaactctgacacaaataaacgtcaaaatattacaatgtagtagctaaatatttttggcctaagggaatgggaaaactgtttagttttgaaattagtttttaaaaataaatattttaaaaattaaagtaaaattattaactcattaatcataaactctgttttcgatttatttatggacagccttgcttcaaaattcactcattctattcgttctaacagctctattgcaccaaaaactcgtactcgaacagaagcttcaactaacacaggttaccgcagttgccacaattctctcaatgtgTAACCCCTATGTCCAGCCGAACGATTTAcgtataataaatatagtatgggTCTCAGAACACTGTCCAGTGATTAACGATTTAgtgtaaaaaatgtcatttttcgattttttagttacattaaaaacattaatatttgTTTTAACATAACAAAACTTGCCTTTTAAAACATAAAacaagctttaaaatgacatggTTACACGAGTTTAAACAAAACGTAAAGTTATTCTCGAATGATGAGGTAAAAAGTAGGGATAAGATTATATTTAGACAGTATTAAttgcactggcgaagcgtccatgtaaccactgttaccattggtaacagttaaaaatcttgcaaataaatattttatgacgatgaataattctatttaccaatatttttaccaatagaaatacatatattattatattatgtggtaatagtacctaactcagtaaataaccaactactcgtagacacgaaaatattggcgagtttatgtgactcagttgcactttattatactctgttaccagactcatttctggttacaatggttatatcactatacccacgctggcgctcgggaccggctagtgactgaaaattcaaagttttttataaactaaatgtatgaacttaaatgtaatgtttctcgattacatgTTACGCATTATAAATTgtcacctttgtcgcattatcgcccaaatgatctagtggttacgacactaaaTTTGTGATAGGGTATATAGACAAATACGTCTTGCATGTCTTGTCTATCAATCGTAGATATCCTTAAAGGGAGGCGtagggtttgaaatcaacatttatATCAACAAGTATGGTAGAATtagtgatgtaaaatttccggCAAGATTCGAACGCTGGAAAGTTTCCGTAAACTTTACGAGAATATTGGAAACTTTCggaaacttatggaaatattgcatttttattaaaattattataataactTATACAAATCATTAGTTAGCCTTACTTATTGTTGTGGTATTACGATTACagaaaaaatctgttaaaaattaaatgtccaaaaacactttttaaaatttaacttaattaaaaaaatactctgaatatttgttattagTCATTACttataattaaaactaaaaaagttattttatttaaaaatatattaaaataaaaaagataacatacaataaacaaaccaaaatagGAACTTACTTCAGGTAATTTGTATTCCTATATAGTATTAAAGCAGGAACTTTGTTCTTaactaataataacaaaatacacTACAAAATTCTTAggaattataattataaaatatataaataagtaGAGTCTATTCTTGTGAGTCGGAGAAACTTTCTTCACACAAGCTGGACTCTGTATTATGAAGAGAATATAATGAGTCTCTCTCCGTCTCGCTTAATCTTTCATTTTCTGATATGGATTTAGAGTCTTGCCCTGGTTCCAACAGATGAGTTATAGAAAGATTCTCACCAAATACCATTTTTCCATGTTTATGATATTTTATGAGTTTTTCATTATGAGCTATTATACATTAACTTCCCTGCTCTATCTATAGTCAGTCTATTTCTCCTTTTATTATGTATGAATGAGTATGTGCCATAACTACGCTCTGTTTCAGCGTCGTAGGGAGTTGGTAACCCCAGTATTGTAATTGCCAAATCTTTAAAAAAGCTTTGGTGCACATTCCTTGTCACCAGCTTATACAATCTACTGATCGTACTGAAAGCCAAATAAAATCCATTGACCAAAGGTCTGCTTTTGCACATAATTTTGCTAGTTCTGTAAAAATGTTCTCTATTTTTTAATAAACTTGGGATGATTGGTTAATATTTTGTCTGTTCACTACATAGCTAATATATGCTCTTCACCAGTGAGGCATTGTCCTGTTAAAGAAGAATCAAGTAAGTTTGCAGCATAGTGCAATTAATGATATAACTTTATTGTagttttgaattttttctttttatttattatttctcttttGAAATATTCCCATACATTATACTATacctatactacaatcacaataaaaatgcactagaaataaacaaacaaagacacattgaatgttcgaggaggaatcccaaatcataatttacaatatttATGTACAttataaatcccaaatcatgatttgcaaagtttatacattgtaaatcatgattcgggagtactcctcttaacattcaacgtgtcttggtttggttatttctagtgcatctttaggTATGttttgtgattttagtatagcttTAGGCATTTttagtataaaaataatgaaggtaaTGTTCAAAATAATATTCCTTTTGTACTTGGCAGTCGTATAGGTTCGCCGGCCGTGTGAATTAAATAGCGAAAGTTCTCGGAAACCCTCTTGAAAATTCTcggaaatattctcgagaattttccattgaaagtttccaggaatattcgcggtcaggaaaatattttcattttttataggCGAATATTCTTGAAAACTTTCGAATGTTTgcgaatattcgcttggaaatattctcgactcACATCAGTAGgtagaataattttatttttaacttgaaTAAACTTATTTAGTacaattcaaaaaatattaaaaaaaaatcaaggaaaaatattgaaaaataggcCAACGCAACGGCGCCAAATTTTTACAAACACCTCAAAAAATgtattttgcggtggacatcagaactcgtcattgtatattgtgaaacaaaaaaatctaaatattagcttatcgttaaaactaaaaaactcgacagcgttaccctGTGAAACtcattactttttaaattttttgtttcacattaTCCAATGCCGAggtctgatgtccaccgcaaaatacattttgttttgaggtgtctgtaaaaatttgccaccgttggattatttttcaatatttttccttgaatttttttaatattctttgaataATTGTtctgaatatatttatttaatttaacaaataaaataagtctaccatactttcaaaaaacaattcacaaaaatgtgtttgaaatgttgatttcaaaccctaCACCCCCttccttaaggtgatacagtagcgatcaacaggtagccaaaacgcgttccaagattggggctgtaattttgaatattttttcgagatatttggcacacgtattcgtaatataataaagaatggcggtacagagcccaatttgaaaaatatattaatatgtggaaattactctgtaattaaatacaatattaaaaaaacgagcctgtaccgccattaaaaagaacaaaaaatacactttcttcaaataaattttttatccgatgcctagattttgtgtcattttggaactactaatgaaataaaaatttttagtagttccaaaatgacacaaaatctaggcatcggacaaaaaagtttatttgaagaaaatgtatttttttgttcttcttaatggcggtacaggctcgtttttttaatattgtatttaattacagagtaatttccacatattaacatatttttcaaattgggctctgtaccgccattctttattatattacgaatacgtgtgccaaatatctcgaaaaaatattcaaaattacagccgcaatcttggaacgcgttttcgctacctgttgatcgctactgtttcctcttaaggatagctatgaacATACTTTGATAGGCAAACCATGCAAGtcgtatttgtctatgtatgaaatttaataaaaaaatgtttaatccAGTAAACAAATGTGTGAAGATCGACCTAGCTTTGGATTATATTTTTAGAAACCGAATATTGTTATCCGAACGGCTAGCCTGAAGGATAAAGAAGAAATTCAGCAACACTTGAGACTTTGTTTTTACAAAGATGAGCCATGTTGTAAGTCCTTGGGAGTTGCTGCCGAAGGACAACCGTTATgtgaaaatttggaaaattactttttattaacttttggtAATGGATTAGACTTGGTAGCCGAATGTGATGGAAAGATAGTGGGACTGTGTTTAAATGTATTAATGGAAAGAGGTACGAAGCTTTTTCAACATTTTTATATAACCAGTTAGGTAtccaataaaaaagttttaaaaaaatattaaaaaacactttaaaatttcaaaatttcaccctctaatatttataatacacccaccctacatgatatagtatagtttgttgaGATCAGGTTGTGATATTAAgtagattttaaaaatataaaaaatacagggTGGTCCATTAAAAATAAACCTAATGCTTTATAAGtctgcgtgaatcaccctgtgcATTACCCCTTTTAATTAGAATTCTTGCAGAATCTTCAGGATCGTTTCTTGAACGAAGCCTACTTACTACTTACATGTCCCCGCCGCGCCGGTGATATCAACGTGAGAGCGTAGCACAGCATTGGCGTTAATTTTTCTATACCTGAAAAGGGCATGTTATCGGCAGTCGTCTGAGAGggttatgtaaaaataaaaacatgtaATTATTGCAGTATATTAGTAAGTATTCATTGCTTGCCTGCGGAGACTTAAGGATCGGAAATATAGAATCCATATTAAAACTGTATAGTCGAAGCAAtaatagaccggtctagttagactcaaaaataagAGTGatgttacaataattaccatcaagctgaaaattgacaGGATTGTTccaaataccatcataaatgaaatctaaaaagtcctcataaatccgacccgagctaaaaaatttacgcggggtcaaaggtcaccaaatatggtttttagcgattttcagcgaaatggtaagttttatcataaaattagttttaacaaaaaatgtagattagacaattatctataaaaaatatcttaatactaTTTTCCGttagagccaccgtttttgagatacaacgattcaaagaattgaaagagttctaatcgtcataataaatatgtatacaccacgtatatacatcactgaagctataatacaagtaaacataagaTTCTATCGATCAACTTatcttatattacacataataatataagatattataaatatgataatgtttctactatacagcttgcggtctaccgagggatgcaatgtataagctgtattatattacagtgccaacaagaaaatctttacaaagtgaatgtaactcgaaaataataagaattttattatttcaattttaaggcttattcccaacaaaaatagtaaattgatatgacaaagtattaacttataataatttttcttacttatgcgtcttattcaatttgtaaagatgggttttgtcggaataaacacgttctatcggtacgtcggctaatctaatcaccctacctattcttttctcagaagggtttgaacataaaaataaaagccaactttctaggcaaaatgtttattgttaagtactaataaacatttcaatatacaataaactttatacaaatttagtttgtttactattatgcaaataacaccgttatcttcctgggtggcgaaatccttcaggtagatgacaccctcgaggtattatTAGTCTTAAGTCTAGTACTACTCTggagtttttaaaagtttttaaaaaaactaattcaactccacaagaagttatttccaatagaattagctttcttctctctatgtatggagcgcctaaaaaaactacgtgcttagataataagtttcgatatgcatgttttttaaaaaatgctCTAAATAAAAAccaagtgcagttatcttgtctttctccaacctcagcggctgctcatcaacatttttttcgggtatattaccaagttcaagtgtggcttggttatcagctagatccaaaagactggggatggaaattagtcgacagttcattagaaccaattcaaactttactcccacctgcgccggaaaaactcctgaacacaattttttgcaaccgtaaaaagggatgtagcgctaaatgtggttgcaaaaaagttggactgttttgttcggtagcatgcactaattgtcaaaaccggtcgtgctctaATGTTGAACCAcgaacaattgaggattcatttgattctatcgaggagcaaTGCGATGTGTCATTttggggcaatttacttgcacTCAGGATGAATAAGgagaagaacaaaaagaagaagaagaactaaaaggtgaagaagaagaagaagaacaaggagaagaggaagtagaagtattagaaaattatgaaccagttggataaatatcccttttttaaaatttatattgctttttataacttttatcattttaaACCCTGGCCAGtatcaattattcaatagcttcaaattaaacagaatcataacagaaccgtggaataggcctactaggaaaaccacgttaaaaaaacgcggttacggtgaatttttatttaggtgtttttggtgtaaagttaaaatctttggagttatagagcaaaaattgaaaaaaaaacacgattttcgggcgccattttgtttataaaaagtagcacactatctgcggactttgcatacctatattattaatatatagggtaataagattcgattccagcaataaaattgctggtaaataacttttccttgtattttgctaattagcccagagtacttgTAGAGTTTTCCATAGTTTGCTTAAGGGAACGCTATCTTAGGCTTTCTTTTAGTCAACGTACAATATATGGGTTTCATGGATATATGCTtattttttctttataatttGTGTTAGTTTAAACAACTAGTCTATgttgatcttcccgacctaaaaccggCTTGTTCTTCTGCCTCCATTTGACTTTCCTTTTTAATTCTCTTTTTTAATAACTTGCTATAGATTCTACTGAGCGTACCTACTTATTACAATAATTCCTCGGTAATTAGCGCAGTTGTTttcatctcctttcttatgtattGTTGATATATAGGATAATTTTCATTCTTCTGGGACTCTCGATTTATTTATACACACTTCTGAAACAGGTCTTTCAGTAATGAATATAGTTTCGCACTTCCGTATTTTATAAGTTCTCCTACTATATTTCCTGGACCTGGAGCCTTACCGTTTTAGTCTAAGAGGGGATCCTTGAGCAATAGCGATGTCATTTGTGTTTTCACTGTTTTTAAATTTGTCTCTGTTCTCTGTTAGCATTTTTTCAAAGTGATCCTTCCATTTACGTGCTGTTATTGGTGATATTAGGGCTTTCGTATTATCTTTTCtcatattttttagaattttccAACTTTCTGTACTTCTCCTACCTCCTAGATATGTATTTATTCTAATACTTAGAGCATGTTCTCTCCCATTTGtcatttttttcttacaaacaaGCTTCCTAACTTTAGCTTGTGCCTCTTTATACCTTACCCTATCAGTTATTGCTTGCGTGTTTAGGtaattgtaatattttttcttttgtcttctatttcttcttctaTTGCTTGGTCCCACCAGTAAGTCTTATTGTTGTTTCTCGTGCTTTCCAAACGACCCAAGGCTTCTTCCGCTCCAGCGTGTGCGTGTACTCGTGTACATCTTTTTTGATGTACTCATATTGCTCTTCTATGTTTCCAAAATCCATTCTATTTAATTTACTATCTAACCTGTTTTGATATAGTTTCAGTACACTTTCTTGTTCTAGACTTTTTATATTATATCTGATTTCTTTTAACTCTTTCATGCTTTCTTCGTCGTTGACCTTAGTCTTCTGTGGTTTTCTGTTTATTGGTGACTGACTTTAGCTAGTGTAAAAAAAGTTTACCTACTAAATAAGCAGATTTGGCTCCCAATTTTTTTGAAATTGTTGTAATAGGTCTGgctcccgcgtatcaaaaaaagatgattaatagcaagctgaaaatttgttaaaagcttaagggtgtctaatcggataaattttgatatatgggaacactggaacaggggcagttttaattgtggaacaggttaaaaatttggaacggtcacaccacgaaaacggcacatttattttgtccaacagaacagacttaaactctccgaacagagattaaactctcatgcaaaaatcagactgctatttatcacctgtcataattcctgtcatttgacatattctacatgttccactcattaaaacgcccatttggtgataaatagcagtctgatttttgcatgagagtttaatctctgttcgaagagtttaagtctgttctgtcggacaaaatacatgtgccgttttcgtggtctgaccgttccaaatttttaacctgttccacaattaaaacttcccctgttccagtattcccatatatcaaagcttgtccgactagacacccttaagctattaacaaattttcaccttgctattaatcaacttttttttcatacgcgggatccagacctataatgttcatatttggctctttggctaaTAAGTTTTCCGACAACTGACCTACATAGTATAATGGGTTGAAAAATAGTCCGCGATCATCGTCTGATAATCTTAATAATGCTAAAAAACGTTGCGCAAtctattttttttcttcaatttttaggAGTCGAAGAAGCACCATTTGTAGCGACAGAcgaaaaatgtataaaaataaaagacTTTTTAGACCATATATTCGAAGAggttaatatttttgaaagataTCCGGATGTAAACAAAGCAATCAATTTATTGATTTTATCGGTAGATATGAAACACAGACATCTTGGAATAGGAACGCTTCTATGTAAAAGAACAATGTAAGTATGTATCTGGTGTATAATTTACTGACAAAGAAGAAATCAATATAATCATTTATGTGTTTATACCAATGCGAGCTTGGTTTCCCTATTTTCTTTTATTGATGTTTATTGATGATTATTTTACCACCTTCTATactatttaatatattataatcCGAAGAGTTATTTACACAAGCACTTAAAACATGTACAGAAGGGATCAAGATAAATggtgaaaatataaataacattcgTTATGTTGACGATACAGTCATTATAGTTCCtttggtgagaccgctcccgtctggaaaaatttctgattcggtttctttgtggattcctattcaaaaatgtcccctataaacaaatctgaagggtgccgggcggaatatttgggcagaaattgtttaaaaaattttttttacaaatacagaagatcacgttttttgatccggaacatatatttttgtgTTTCATGGttcattctgaacaagaaaggtatcttgtaaattttctcagaaattgatagttttcgagttataggcgactaaaaatctgaaaaatgcaaaaatacgcattttcaaggcttaaaaactcatattcatattagtatttttgaggttgccagatacttaaattgaagaataaatattcagcttcacgattctgaagagtgatcgcgtctaactttaatttataccgttgttttttaattgttaaatgtgcgtgtttatccgatttttttgccggtgcggcgcgctccgtttcaaaaatctcctattttcctccgaaaaatattttttctagattctttgagacattctaaataaaacaagtttcttgacatttttctcaaaagttaatactTAGTtctaaagttataagcgatttaaaatccgaaaatgcgttttttgtcatttttcgaattttaaatcgcttataacttaaaaactattaacttttgagaaaaatggcaagaaacttcttttatttagaatatcacaaagaatctagaaaaaatatttttcggaggaaaataggagatttttgaaatggagcgcgccgcaccggcaaagaaatcggataaacacgcatatttaacaattaaaaaacaacggtataaattaaagttagacgcgatcactcttcagaatcttgaagctgaatgttcagtcttcaatctacGTATCTGGAAACATCataaatactaatttaaatatgagtttttaagcctcgaaaatgcgtattttcgcatttttcagattttaaatcgcctataactccaaaactatcaatttccgagaaaaattacaagatacctttcttgtttagattgaccaaaaaaatctaaaaagaGCAAaagttccagagcaaaaaaaagatcttttgtatttgtttaaaaaaattgtttaaacaatttctgcccaaaaatttcgcccggcaccctttagaATTGCttaaaggggatatttttgaataggaatccacaaagaaaccgaatcagaaatttttttcagacgggagcggtcttaCCGCATGGACTATTATCTCTGAAAGGGAGAAAGACCTGCAGACGCTACTAAACACAATTTGTTATACTGGGGAACAGTTTGGTTTAATtacttaataaagaaaaattaacTACTGGTTTAACTTAATTATTTACTACTGGTTTAgttaataaagaaaacaaaaaccatggttaTCAGTAAGAGGGGTAAAGTCATAACAAGGCTCTAGGTAAAAAATGAAGATACATATtgaacaagtggacaaaatggcatacttaggagtctggattacggaagatctgaatccgaaatcagaaattcgatcaataATTcgagcctttttgaagatgagaaaatttctgagtaaccaaagactaaatctgcaaatccgatatgggatggtaaaatgttatattcactctattcttttttatagtgccgaagcttggactgttaatgctgacttaatgataaagctgcaagcttttgagatgtggctttttaggagaattttgaaaataccatggatccatcatattacgaacgaaatggtgtagccaagaatgggaagagacagagaacttctgaccaccattaaaaggagaaagacagcatatttggggaatataatatttagaaattatcaataaagctaagacaaaaataatgttggtcgacagattcgacactattcaactgactaacatgttacaagaataccagatagtaaacacctttgtctatctcgggtctagtataactaaagat
This genomic window from Diabrotica virgifera virgifera chromosome 1, PGI_DIABVI_V3a contains:
- the LOC114331350 gene encoding arylalkylamine N-acetyltransferase 1, with the protein product MTEKPNIVIRTASLKDKEEIQQHLRLCFYKDEPCCKSLGVAAEGQPLCENLENYFLLTFGNGLDLVAECDGKIVGLCLNVLMERGVEEAPFVATDEKCIKIKDFLDHIFEEVNIFERYPDVNKAINLLILSVDMKHRHLGIGTLLCKRTIELAKELEAKLIMIECTSIYSAAAVKSLGFQLVWKSEFEEYRVNNEIVFKTTPPHNIVQTLIYEV